A single region of the Streptomyces sp. NBC_00236 genome encodes:
- a CDS encoding menaquinone biosynthesis decarboxylase, with the protein MAYDDLRSLLRALEREGELKRIKAEVDPYLEVGEIVDRVNKAGGPALLFENVKGSSMPLAMNVFGTDKRLLKALGLKSYADISDKIGGLLKPELPHGFVGVREAFGKLGTMVHVPPKKVKSENAPVQEVVLTGDDVDLDRLPALFTWPKDGGSFFNLGLTHTKHPETGVRNLGLYRLQRHDRRTIGMHWQIHKDSRNHYQVAAKRGERLPVAIAFGAPPAVTYASTAPLPGDIDEYLFAGFIQGKRIEMVDCKTVPLQVPANAEVVIEGWLEPGQMLPEGPFGDHTGFYTPQEPFPALTIDCVTMRKRPLLQSIVVGRPPTEDGPLGRATERFFLPLLKIIVPDIVDYHLPESGGFHNCAIVSIDKKYPKHAQKVMSAIWGAHMMSLTKLIVVVDSDCDVHDLHEVSWRALGNTDYARDLTVAEGPVDHLDHASYQQFWGGKAGIDATKKWPEEGYTRDGGWPDMVESDPETADRVTRRWKEYGL; encoded by the coding sequence ATGGCTTACGACGATCTTCGTTCCCTCCTCCGGGCCCTGGAGCGCGAGGGCGAGCTCAAGCGCATCAAGGCCGAGGTCGACCCCTACCTGGAGGTCGGTGAGATCGTCGACCGGGTGAACAAGGCCGGCGGGCCCGCGCTGCTCTTCGAGAACGTCAAGGGCTCATCCATGCCCCTGGCCATGAACGTCTTCGGCACCGACAAGCGCCTCCTCAAGGCCCTCGGGCTGAAGTCCTACGCCGACATCAGCGACAAGATCGGCGGACTGCTCAAGCCCGAACTGCCGCACGGCTTCGTCGGCGTCCGGGAGGCCTTCGGCAAGCTCGGCACGATGGTGCACGTACCGCCGAAGAAGGTGAAGTCCGAGAACGCCCCCGTCCAGGAGGTCGTCCTCACGGGCGACGACGTGGACCTGGACCGGCTGCCCGCGCTGTTCACCTGGCCCAAGGACGGCGGCTCCTTCTTCAACCTGGGGCTCACCCACACCAAGCACCCCGAGACCGGCGTCCGGAACCTGGGGCTCTACCGCCTCCAGCGCCACGACCGCCGCACCATCGGCATGCACTGGCAGATCCACAAGGACAGCCGCAACCACTACCAGGTCGCCGCCAAGCGCGGCGAGCGGCTGCCGGTCGCCATCGCCTTCGGCGCACCGCCCGCGGTCACGTACGCCTCCACCGCCCCGCTGCCCGGGGACATCGACGAGTACCTCTTCGCCGGGTTCATCCAGGGCAAGCGCATCGAGATGGTCGACTGCAAGACCGTGCCGCTCCAGGTCCCGGCCAACGCCGAGGTCGTCATCGAAGGCTGGCTGGAGCCCGGCCAGATGCTCCCCGAGGGGCCGTTCGGCGACCACACCGGCTTCTACACGCCGCAGGAACCGTTCCCCGCACTGACCATCGACTGCGTCACCATGCGCAAGCGGCCGCTGCTCCAGTCCATCGTCGTCGGCCGGCCGCCGACCGAGGACGGTCCGCTGGGGCGGGCCACCGAGCGGTTCTTCCTGCCGCTGCTCAAGATCATCGTGCCGGACATCGTGGACTACCACCTGCCCGAGTCCGGTGGTTTCCACAACTGTGCGATCGTCTCGATCGACAAGAAGTACCCCAAGCACGCCCAGAAGGTGATGAGCGCGATCTGGGGTGCGCACATGATGTCGCTGACGAAGCTGATCGTCGTCGTGGACTCCGACTGCGACGTCCACGATCTGCACGAGGTGTCCTGGCGGGCGCTGGGCAACACCGACTACGCACGTGACCTCACCGTCGCCGAGGGACCGGTCGATCACCTCGACCACGCCTCGTACCAGCAGTTCTGGGGCGGCAAAGCGGGCATCGACGCGACGAAGAAGTGGCCCGAGGAGGGCTACACCCGGGACGGGGGCTGGCCGGACATGGTCGAGTCCGACCCGGAGACAGCCGATCGGGTGACGCGGCGCTGGAAGGAATACGGACTGTGA
- a CDS encoding lytic polysaccharide monooxygenase produces the protein MNAKRKLALVIGAAVAPLIAVALPATTASAHGYISSPPSRQAQCAAGTVPCGQIKYEPQSVEGPKGLRSCSGGNSQFAELDDDSKGWKVTPVAGSANFSWTLTARHATSTWQYYVGGTKVAEFNDGGAQPGATVTHNVNFGSISGKQKVLAVWNVADTSNAFYACIDVNIGGGGTDPGDPGDPDPGDCAASAWDAGRVYNAGDTTSLNDHTWQAKWWTQGERPGTTGDWGVWKDLGAC, from the coding sequence ATGAACGCCAAGCGAAAACTGGCTCTCGTGATCGGTGCGGCGGTCGCCCCCCTCATCGCGGTGGCCCTGCCCGCCACCACAGCGAGTGCGCACGGCTACATCTCCTCACCTCCGAGCCGCCAGGCCCAGTGCGCCGCGGGCACCGTCCCCTGTGGTCAGATCAAGTACGAACCGCAGAGCGTCGAGGGCCCGAAGGGCCTGCGGAGCTGCAGCGGCGGAAATTCCCAGTTCGCCGAGCTCGACGACGACAGCAAGGGCTGGAAGGTCACCCCGGTCGCCGGTTCGGCCAACTTCTCCTGGACGCTGACCGCCCGGCACGCCACGAGCACCTGGCAGTACTACGTCGGCGGCACGAAGGTGGCCGAGTTCAACGACGGCGGTGCCCAGCCCGGCGCCACAGTGACCCACAACGTGAACTTCGGGTCCATCTCGGGCAAGCAGAAGGTCCTCGCGGTCTGGAACGTCGCCGACACGTCAAACGCCTTCTACGCCTGCATCGACGTGAACATCGGTGGCGGCGGCACCGACCCGGGCGACCCCGGCGATCCGGACCCGGGCGACTGCGCGGCATCGGCCTGGGACGCCGGACGCGTCTACAACGCCGGGGACACCACCTCCCTGAACGACCACACCTGGCAGGCCAAGTGGTGGACGCAGGGCGAGCGGCCCGGCACCACCGGCGACTGGGGCGTCTGGAAGGACCTCGGCGCCTGCTGA
- a CDS encoding PLD nuclease N-terminal domain-containing protein: protein MLRALIYLLPLALTIYAFIDCLNTPEDEAKHLPKVAWVFIILLFWIVGPIVWLAAGKLRQVPDGGRTPSEWHRNHRQQWVAPDDNPDFLKSLKDENEKDEAVLKDWEADLRRREDELKRRESGPESTPPAS, encoded by the coding sequence ATGCTCCGGGCCCTGATCTATCTCCTGCCTCTGGCGCTGACGATCTACGCGTTCATCGACTGCCTGAACACCCCGGAGGACGAGGCCAAGCACCTGCCGAAGGTCGCCTGGGTCTTCATCATCCTGCTGTTCTGGATCGTCGGCCCGATCGTGTGGCTGGCCGCGGGCAAGCTGCGCCAGGTGCCCGACGGGGGCCGTACGCCGTCCGAATGGCACCGCAACCACCGTCAGCAGTGGGTGGCCCCCGACGACAACCCCGACTTCCTGAAGTCGCTCAAGGACGAGAACGAGAAGGACGAGGCCGTCCTCAAGGACTGGGAGGCGGACCTGCGCCGCCGCGAGGACGAGCTCAAGCGGCGGGAGAGCGGGCCGGAGTCGACCCCGCCCGCTTCCTGA